From the Streptomyces syringium genome, one window contains:
- a CDS encoding RrF2 family transcriptional regulator: MRLTKSTDIALRIAMRLAVTGDAAGPADTAAPTTREVAGAVGVPYTHAAKVVSRLQHLGVLEARRGRGGGLALTAAGRTGSVGRLVRELEGAGDVVGCEDDPPCPLRSACRLRGALRAAQEAFFAALDPITIEDLVAEPAGPVLLSLSTRRED, encoded by the coding sequence GTGCGACTGACCAAGAGCACCGATATCGCCCTGCGCATCGCCATGCGCCTGGCGGTGACGGGAGACGCCGCGGGCCCCGCGGACACCGCCGCACCGACCACCCGTGAGGTGGCGGGCGCGGTCGGCGTGCCGTACACCCACGCCGCCAAGGTCGTCAGCAGGCTCCAGCACCTCGGGGTCCTCGAGGCCCGCCGGGGCCGGGGCGGCGGGCTCGCCCTGACCGCCGCCGGGCGCACCGGTTCGGTCGGCCGGCTGGTGCGCGAGCTGGAGGGGGCCGGTGACGTCGTCGGCTGCGAGGACGACCCGCCCTGCCCCCTGCGGTCGGCCTGCCGGCTGCGCGGCGCCCTGCGCGCGGCACAGGAGGCGTTCTTCGCCGCGCTCGATCCGATCACCATCGAGGACCTGGTCGCCGAACCCGCCGGCCCGGTCCTGCTGAGCCTCAGCACCCGCCGGGAGGACTGA
- a CDS encoding globin domain-containing protein → MLSPKSTEIVRATLPAVGGAIGEITPLFYDKLFAAHPELLRDLFNRGNQANGSQRQALAGAIAAFATALVEHPEVRPDAMLSRIAHKHASLGITPGQYPLVREHLFAAIAEVLGDAVTAEVAAAWDEVYWLMANALIAIEARLYERAGTPDGEVWLPCRVVARLTETAEVATFLVRPLDGRPIPAARPGQYVSVQVELPDGARQIRQYSLSGRPDDALSFSVKRVTGAPDGEVSNHLHDHVGMGAHLTVSVPFGDVTLADGDSPVLLASAGIGCTPMTGMLSHLAATGSPRRIIAVHADRSEATHAFREDLALFTGKLPNAVAHVWYERPVGPWPAERTGRADFSRLDIPTGTVAYLCGPVPFLRSARAQLLSAGVAAADIHYEVFGPDLWLGEAE, encoded by the coding sequence ATGCTGTCCCCGAAGTCGACCGAGATCGTCCGCGCCACCCTGCCCGCCGTCGGCGGCGCCATCGGCGAGATCACCCCGCTCTTCTACGACAAGTTGTTCGCCGCCCACCCCGAGTTGCTGCGCGATCTGTTCAACCGGGGCAACCAGGCCAACGGCAGCCAGCGCCAGGCCCTCGCGGGCGCCATCGCCGCCTTCGCCACCGCCCTCGTCGAGCACCCCGAGGTGCGTCCCGACGCGATGCTCTCCCGCATCGCCCACAAGCACGCCTCGCTCGGCATCACGCCCGGCCAGTACCCGCTCGTCCGGGAGCACCTCTTCGCCGCCATCGCCGAGGTGCTCGGCGACGCGGTCACCGCCGAGGTCGCCGCGGCCTGGGACGAGGTGTACTGGCTGATGGCGAACGCCCTCATCGCCATCGAGGCCCGGCTGTACGAGCGGGCGGGCACCCCCGACGGCGAGGTGTGGTTGCCCTGCCGCGTCGTGGCCCGGCTGACGGAGACCGCCGAGGTCGCCACCTTCCTCGTCCGGCCGCTGGACGGCCGTCCGATACCCGCCGCCCGCCCGGGGCAGTACGTCTCCGTCCAGGTCGAACTCCCCGACGGCGCCCGGCAGATCCGCCAGTACAGCCTCTCCGGCCGGCCGGACGACGCCCTGAGCTTCTCCGTCAAGCGCGTCACCGGCGCCCCGGACGGCGAGGTGTCCAACCACCTCCACGACCACGTCGGCATGGGTGCGCACCTGACCGTCAGCGTCCCCTTCGGCGACGTCACGCTCGCCGACGGCGACTCCCCCGTGCTGCTCGCCTCCGCGGGCATCGGCTGCACGCCCATGACGGGCATGCTCTCGCACCTCGCCGCCACCGGTTCGCCCCGGCGGATCATCGCCGTGCACGCCGACCGCAGCGAGGCCACCCATGCCTTCCGCGAGGACCTGGCCCTGTTCACCGGCAAGCTCCCGAACGCGGTCGCGCACGTCTGGTACGAGCGGCCCGTGGGCCCCTGGCCCGCCGAGCGCACCGGCCGGGCGGACTTCTCCCGCCTCGACATCCCCACCGGCACCGTCGCCTATCTCTGCGGCCCGGTTCCCTTCCTCCGCTCGGCCCGCGCCCAGTTGCTGTCCGCGGGCGTCGCCGCCGCCGACATCCACTACGAGGTCTTCGGCCCCGACCTGTGGCTCGGCGAGGCCGAGTGA